TCAAAAAAATCTTGAAGATAGATACAATAAGTATGTCTACATAATAAAACTACACAGCGGAAGAAAGATCATATACGCTCTTCGCGTCAACAGACCTTGACGTTCTCGAACCAAGCAGCTAGCGAAACCTCAAAACTTGCAGAGtacctgaaaaaataataatatgaatggaatgagattactaaatcccaATGatttcccctatcttatgggtccaccCGTCTCTATAATGTCTTATGCTAACATTGCTAATGAGAATCCTAATTCTTCCCGGTTCCGAAGCATCTCACTTCAACCTATGAGGGATTCTTATCTCAATCTATAAATTTCCAATTAGCATGGAATATAGTGAatcttggaattgacattgaaTCGCATCTCACGATTCAACTCCTCAAAACCATGTAGTTCAACTCCGAACCGCATCACACGTTTTAACTCATCACTAGTATGGATAAAGGGAAAACATGGATTCTCATTGAATTGCATCGCATCGCACAATTCAACTCATCAAAACCATGGAATTCCAACTCTGGATCTCATCACACGATTCGACTCATCAATAGCATGATCCATAGGGAAACATGGATCTACATCAAATCGCATCTCACAATTCGACTTCACTAAACCCATGGAATCAACATCAAATCGCATCACATAATTAGACTCCTCCATAATGAGATCGATAAAGGGAAGGTATTGGACCGCATATttgggagttcatccccgaagaataactCTTGAACTACAGAGTGTTATTCAATCCCGAGCATCACACCCGAGAAGGACCTTCATATATGGCCTGGGAGCATGCTTGGGCATCGCACCTCAAGGACAACCATATATAAGTAACAAGCATCGCATCGGTTACTACCCTTATGTCCATTATGAAACCCTTGTCCATGACCCTACTTTGTTAGTTAACCTCCGTTAGATAGTGAAATTCCAGAAGTAGCTGCTTAGGAAAAAGGGGAATGGCAGCCAACTTCCATCTTCGACTCTTGGTTAAGCTTCCTAAGGTTCATCTTACcaagttttgatttttattaatcaATTCACAAGATATACTCttgtattttattaataattaagagTATTTTAAAGTTATGGAAGCTTAGGCATCTCATAGCCCTctccgttagctttccaatgcctttGACGGCGCCTAATTCTGAGATACGGAACTCCATTTATGATCAAAATAGTAAAaggatgattttctgtcaggtgcaatcgatttacacgatggtgcaatcgatttctcactgaaccagaagcaaaaatcacatattttgagtaatgcaatcgatttacactgtggtgcaatcgattgcttactcaACCAAAAGCAAAAATACAATTTTTCCTGCATTGTATCAGTTCCAAAGCCAATGATTCTCAATCCAAACATACTCAAACATAACATAATCATTCTTAACATGATTTTACAGGTAATTGACATAGATAATAGGCAAGCATGTTCATATAATCAAGAATCATGCATCTTCATGATTCACCACAACATGCAACACAATCAAGCATCATATTTCTCAAATTAAACACAAGATCAACATATTTAGCATAAGGACATAGAATCACTTACTTCTAATGAATCTCAATATCACTTATTATGTAACCCTAACATTTACCAAAGGTTTCTACCTAGGAACTCACCTGAAGAACAAATATTGAATTGATGGTGAAGATGGAACAAGGATGATGATGATTTCTTCAAGAGTTCTCACATGCAAGCTTTGATGACGGTGGACTTGGACTTTTTCTTCCTTTCTCTCTTCATCCACCTTTTCCCTTATTTCTTTCTATCCCTCTAGTCTCTTTCTTCAAGAGTTATGACTGACACATTGACGGAGGAGGAAGAagaaaaactttaaatatttttgaagaagAATCGAGACGTTCTTGGGTGAAACATTTCTGATCTAAAAAGAATAAGTCTGACCTACTGCATGCAAAAAATCAAAAAGGAAGAAGAATATAAAACGATCATACAACCTCATAGACAATTAAACTTAACACAATGAAGAAGGTAGTAAAGAAATAAGTTATAAAATTACTAGAAGTTGGAATAATTTATCTAATATCTGATAGTGAATGAGCAAATTTAGTTCACAAAGTCCCAAAGAAAAGAGGGATGATCGTCATCAAGAACGATGAGAATTAGCTAGTTACAGGAAGAAggatgtgcgttgattatagaaGTTTGAATTTATCCATGAAAAAAAGACATTTTCCATTGTCCTTCATGGACCATATGCTAGAAAGATTATTAAGTAAgtcttttttattgttttcttgatggcTACTCCAATTATAACCAAAGTGATATAGATCTTGATGATTAGAAAAGTCACAGTCTTAACATGTCCATTTGGAGTCAATGTTTACTGATTTGTGCAATGCACAGTCACATTTCAAATGTGTGTTCTACTTTTGCGATATGATTGAAAATTTTATGGTGGTATATTTAgccgattttttattttatttttggggaGACATTTTACTGTTGTTTAAAAAACCTATAATCTATTTTAAAAAGATGTattgaaattaatttagttttaaacttaaaaaaaatatattattttatggaaACAGAAGGAATAATTTTGGGACACAAAATTTCTTAGTGAGTGTTGAGGTAGACCATGCTAAGGTTCAGGTCATAGAAAAATTACCTCCGGGGTTAGAAATATTTTGGGGCATGCAAAATTCTATAGCCGttttttaatgatattttaaaaattgtcaAACCTTTGTAAAATCTATGGATAAAAGAGAATGAGTTTACCTATGATAAGGAAGACCTAAATTCTTTCGTGCTTCTAAAGAATAAATTAATGCAGAAGATATCatccaaaacaaaaaattaacCAGATAACAAGGAATGAACTAACAAAGAAATGAAAAATTATTTGAAGAACATAGTTCCGAATAAAGTAGAACTCAACTAGACAACCAACTGAAAGAGTTGCTTGTTTAATTTAAAGCACAAACCGTAGCAAAATTTAACCCGATAGCGTGATTTCAAGCAAAGTACATTAAACTTTTACGACTACTACTACTATTACATTTTCCTCGTGGAACATGGAACGAGGTATCTGTATCTGCACATGACATGATACCGTTCTTATTACTAAGGCGCACACACATATACATAAATACATACATAAATATCCTCGGCGTCCAAACGGATACAGCGAGAAAACAATGTTCAAAAGTCTAGCTCAACTGCCGATGCCAACAGCTACATCCACTTACTTATGTCACAAGACAAATAGCATCTAATGAAAAACCAACCGAAACATGGATCAGAATCAAGACCATGATAAGCATGGTAAAGTAAAAGAAACTGAGATGAGATCAGGAATTTTGGGGGATTACCATTTTTAACCAATTCATTTGGCTAGAATTTGAACACCACAGGCTGCAGGAGCATGCTTACCATCCTTAAAGACAAGGTTTCCTCTAACAAAAGTGTCCAAAACTTTTCCTGATAACCTTCTTCCCATATATGCAGACAGGCTCTGAATACCAAATGGTCAATTTTTTGAAGATGGGATTCATAAAAGAAGTCAAGTTACTACTTACTCGCCAAATAAAAAAATTTCGGCAACGCCGAAATGCTGGACCGTTTGAAATTgtggaaattttaaattttgtataaaaTAATCGAAGGACTTTTAGAGTGAATATCCAATTTGGACATCAAAATCGCAATACcctataaataaataatcaatacTTACAGGATGTTTAAGGAAAACAGGATAATCGTCATCAAGGTCAAACTCCACCTCTGGCTGCCACACTACAATATCTGCATGGTTTCCGATTGCAATGGCCCCCTAAAGCAAAATGAAATTTCATGAGATTTGAACTGCAATTATTTACTAATAAGCGTATTGGATATTACTCGACAATTTCCTGAAAGAAAGCTAAAAACAATACAGAAACACGAAGGAAACTATATAATCATGTCACCTTTGATTCTAACCCGGCAAAGGTTGCAGGTTTCTGGCTCCACAATAAGGATAATTGTTCTAGAGTTAACCCGTGTTTCTTCCCAGCTGACCATGTCACCGGAAGATCAAACTACAAGTATCCAATAGAATTCTATTAGTCTTTAGATCCATAATAGTAGTCAAACATGCAATATAAGAAACTAAAATCATTATAATCAATTTGTCGAAAACTAATAGGTTTATAGTATTTCAGTAAGTATAGATTTTAAATGTTCAAACGCTCACTAAACGCTAATTTACTAACCTGCAAAGACGATATGCCACCCCAAGCCTTTAAGAAGTCACCTTCCTTAAGAAGCTTGAGTTCAGGAACAGTTGGTGAATGATCGGAACTTAATAGGTCAATGTGTCCATCCTAAAACGAGGAATAAACAAGTAAAACTAATGAGATCTTACATGATATAAGTAAGACTAACTCTTAAATGTGGAGCAGAAGCATACCAGTACAGCCTCCCATAACTTTTCTCTGTTCGATGCATCACGAATGGGCGGGGAACACTTGTACCGAGTATCTCTGTCCGGTATCTCTTCAGATGAAAATGTTAGGTAATGAGGGGCAGTTTCAACGCTTATGCTGTCTCCACGACGTTTTGCTTCCTATATCGAATATAAAACGTACAATAATAGCATTCGCATATCACGGAAGAAGTTTGATTAAGTTAATGTTTGTATCAGAGTTACAAATTTGATTGATTATATAGTAACAATACCTTAATAAGGTCTAAGGAAGCGCTTGAATCAGACAAGTGAACAATGTGAACATGTGCTCCTTCTAAAGTACCGCCAATTCTAGTATCTTTCGTAACATCTACAAGTTCTTTAATGGCTGCCTCCTCCCTGGTTATCTAAAAAAAGCATTAGTAGTTTTTCATAATACTCAACCGACTATGCGAAAACATGATAAATAGAACATAACaaatcatttttatatttttccaaaaagTGAAGCCAAGTGTCTTACCAAGAAGGTGGTCTAGTGTCGAGATATGTATTGTACACGTGCGGGTCACCGTTACCTTTAAGTTCCAAATTACTTTTAGAATCTTGTTGAATCTCGGAGTGCACAACTAAAGGTCTTTTATATTTTGCCAACACAGACAATCCCTCCTATAACAAGTACATTTGCCAAGCAATTATgttaatatgaaaataaataaataaatgcaactAGGCATGCAAACAAATGTAAAAATGATTGTACCTTGATTTGTTCAATAGTAGTCATCGGAAAATCATCAATTCCTGAAGGACACATAAAAGACTGCAACAAGTAAAACACACGAAAAGAGTCAGAATGGCTTGAGAAACAGAAACGCAATTTGGTTTAAATTTGTTCGAGAATAAGACACTAGAAATTCTAGAATCCAtagattttcaaaattaaaatgattACCTTTACACCAAGAACACCAGCATCTAAGAGACCTTCAAGAATACTGGTATTTTGTGCATTTTCAGGGATCAAGCCTCCCCAAAAacctataaatattaaataaaaaaatcagaaaCTAATTGAGTGTATGCTAAGGTGGAGCTTGAGGATCATACCAACATCAACATGGATTTTATTCTCTGCAGCTTCAAGCTGGAAAAAAGTAGAAACTCGTGTCAATAAGATTATAAATTTTGTATT
The window above is part of the Vicia villosa cultivar HV-30 ecotype Madison, WI unplaced genomic scaffold, Vvil1.0 ctg.000559F_1_1, whole genome shotgun sequence genome. Proteins encoded here:
- the LOC131629341 gene encoding allantoinase-like — protein: MDKLLWKVLPISALLISVALFFYVYNSNNAQLDPLIKLVGEGDECSLFPYDHYWISSKRILTSQGIISGSVEINEGRIASIVEGYGKKGSSVQQVIDYGDAVIMPGLIDVHVHLDEPGRTEWEGFVTGTKAAAAGGVTTVVDMPLNNHPTTVSKETLELKLEAAENKIHVDVGFWGGLIPENAQNTSILEGLLDAGVLGVKSFMCPSGIDDFPMTTIEQIKEGLSVLAKYKRPLVVHSEIQQDSKSNLELKGNGDPHVYNTYLDTRPPSWEEAAIKELVDVTKDTRIGGTLEGAHVHIVHLSDSSASLDLIKEAKRRGDSISVETAPHYLTFSSEEIPDRDTRYKCSPPIRDASNREKLWEAVLDGHIDLLSSDHSPTVPELKLLKEGDFLKAWGGISSLQFDLPVTWSAGKKHGLTLEQLSLLWSQKPATFAGLESKGAIAIGNHADIVVWQPEVEFDLDDDYPVFLKHPSLSAYMGRRLSGKVLDTFVRGNLVFKDGKHAPAACGVQILAK